One window of Epinephelus fuscoguttatus linkage group LG9, E.fuscoguttatus.final_Chr_v1 genomic DNA carries:
- the cenpu gene encoding centromere protein U, with amino-acid sequence MSAKKRKGAKVLPVPQQKSQKGSSNDHMDSPNLSAIDIASFLDGLQKDSGNPLHSTAVEEDLNVAQEGGMKRGKAGKKEVPQTSKSNVKQRGAAMKRKETERDGEDEEEGEKKKRSRKMCRKLSIRPVKNQQVKKGKKKKKKKKKSESGGGSASDPESKEDSDAGTAQQRRKKVLSSCEEEELDEDRSWCPSPNKARVYSLGTTKKSSSDKSKSRKSSSGSASGEIEKANTDEQRQKRRRHQGGTELDVVLDAFLDFCDQYRESVESAAVKHSINSFSSTVKEELLTKISSFKEFKVLKRENAKVGSLIRTKTQKLLNAKQELMRAERQVWLLQKEKAELKTRLADLRRGQAFLNDIRELNRQYLDYRHKHPKAKEKYGASSLPALLLETKHIQAVKHQLGGTNNRLTKNKTQK; translated from the exons TGCCAAAAAGCGCAAAGGAGCTAAAGTGCTCCCTGTGCCACAACAAAAGAGTCAG AAAGGTTCATCTAATGATCATATGGATTCTCCCAACCTGTCTGCAATAGACATAGCTAGCTTCCTGGATGGACTGCAGAAAGATTCTG GTAACCCTCTGCACAGTACCGCCGTGGAGGAAGACTTAAATGTTGCACAGGAGGGAGGGATGAAAAGGGGAAAAGCTGGGAAAAAGGAAGTTCCTCAGACGTCGAAAAGTAATGTTAAACAGCGCGGAGCTGCCATGAagaggaaggagacagagagagacggagaggatgaggaggaaggggagaagaaaaagaggagtaGAAAAATGTGTAGAAAATTAAGTATCAG GCCAGTGAAAAATCAGCAGGTGAAGAAaggcaagaagaagaagaagaagaagaagaagagtgaaTCAGGAGGTGGAAGTGCCAGTGACCCAGAGTCAAAG gaggACTCTGACGCTGGCACCGCCCAGCAGAGACGTAAGAAAGTCCTGTCCTCCTGTGAGGAGGAAGAGTTAGATGAGGACAGGAGTTGG TGCCCAAGTCCAAATAAGGCCAGGGTGTATAGTCTTGGCACAACTAAAAAGTCTTCATCTGATAAGTCTAAATCTAGAAAGTCTTCATCAG GCAGTGCGTCTGGAGAAATTGAGAAGGCCAACACTGATGAGCAGAGACAGAAGAGACGTCGTCATCAGGGAGGAACAGAGTTAGATGTGGTGCTGGATGCCTTCCTTGACTTCTGTGACCAGTACAG GGAGTCCGTGGAGTCTGCAGCAGTCAAACACTCCATCAAttctttctcctccactgtgaaAGAGGAACTATTGACAAAG ATCTCTTCTTTCAAGGAGTTTAAggttttaaaaagagaaaatgccAAG GTGGGTTCTTTGATCCGTACAAAGACACAGAAGCTGTTGAATGCCAAACAAGAATTAATGAG GGCCGAGAGGCAGGTGTGGCTGCTGCAGAAAGAGAAAGCTGAACTTAAAACCCGATTAGCTGATCTGAGACGAGGCCAAGCCTTCCTGAATGACATCAGAGAGCTCAACAGACAATACCTGGACTACCGACACAAACACCCCAAAGCAAAAGagaag TATGGAGCGTCCAGCTTGCCGGCTCTGTTGTTGGAGACCAAGCATATTCAGGCAGTGAAGCATCAGCTGGGAGGAACCAATAACCGACTGACGAAGAATAAGACTCAGAAATAA